One window from the genome of Amycolatopsis sp. NBC_01480 encodes:
- a CDS encoding SDR family NAD(P)-dependent oxidoreductase yields the protein MMTDEPYVEALRKSLKEVERLRRQNEQLVAAAVEPMAIVGIGCRFPGGVTSPEALWNLVEQGRDAVGGFPDDRGWDFDALGGEGRNRSGATEGGFLDRVADFDAGFFGISPREAAAMDPQQRVLLETSWEALERAGIDPQSLHGSRTGVFVGTTGQDYGELVANAGAEADAHAATGLLASVLSGRVSYAFGFEGPSVTIDTGCSSSLVSLQLAAQALRNGECSLALAGGVTIMATPSGFVEFTRQGGLAPDGRCKSFADAADGTGWSEGVGVLVVERLSDAQRHGHEVLAVLRGGAVNSDGASNGLTAPNGLSQQRVIKAALANAGLTPADIDAVEGHGTGTTLGDPIEAQALLAVYGPGRDPDRPLWIGSIKSNLAHTQGAAGAAGVIKMIMAMRHGVLPPTLHVDAPSTHVNWSTGGVSVLAERREWPETGRLRRAGVSSFGISGTNAHVILEQAPAAPVAAAPAAAGEDVVLPWLLSGRTERGLRAQARSLLAHLAEAPDQGPADTAFSLATTRASLDRRAVVVGTGREALLAGVRALADGDPAPGLAVGSAARTRGAVLVFPGQGSQWTGMGAGLLTASPAFAARIAECEEALRPFTDWSLTAVLRGDEDAADLGRVDVAQPALWAMMVSLAAVWRAHGVEPAAVIGHSQGEIAAACVAGGLSLSDGARIVAVRSQAIARTLSGHGGMVSVTASHEDVEERLRRWDGKVSVAAVNGPSTVVVSGDVSALDELIESGQAEGVRAKRIAVDYASHSAHVDALRDELASTLAPIEPRSCGVPFFSTVTGDWIDTAELGAEYWFRNLRGTVQLEAAVRSLLGGGHDVFIEASPHPVLAAGLQDTIDSAGATEAVVLGSLRRDDGGRARLLTALAEAHVHGVRVDWRDLVAGGSRVDLPTYAFQRERHWLEPAEGSANAADLGLEPADHPMLGAALGRADTDGVVLTGRIGLKSHPWLGDHVVLGSVVVPDTAFAEWAVRAGDEAGCGVIDELTVHRPLVLNGRDSVQVQVVAGATADTEPPAGSARQAVAVYSRSDGPWICHATATMSATAAAPTGSAPWPPEGAERVDVDEFLAAAETAGHQPGPAFRNVVEVWRREEDLFVQTELPSDLHPAAARFAVHPALLQTALAAGLATAGDLGLPSSWHGAEVHATGATALRLRLSPDGQGGLSVAAEDLTGARVLTVASVRRGTISADQLAPAGPAHRDALFQVQWVPAPVGAAEPEGHWAVVGTGRAMSTVSTVERAGVPVAAVPSLDELGTAGEPVPDLVLLPVASEPSGDIAAAAHSSVRDILAAVQTFLREPRFDGSRLVVLTRQAVAAASDESVAGLADAGVWGLVRSAQSENPGRITLVDTDEEDSSAKALVAAVADAVAADEPQLAVRCGAAIVPRLVRAEAAEESTGWQLDPTGSGTVLVTGGTGTLGALLCRHLVGKRGVRRLLVTSRRGLDATGASELRDELTGLGAAVEIVSCDTANRDELAGVLAGIPAEHPLSSVVHLAGVLDDGVLDALTGERVDKVLEPKVDAALNLHELTRELNLSAFVLFSSFSGVSGAVGQANYAAANTFLDALAQQRRVSGLPATSLAWGFWAQRSELTGQLDETDLARFRREGVLAMTAEQGLGLFDLASTVDDALVVTAPLELRSIARDAVPSLFRGLVRASVRRASGEAGRTERPSLLDRLAGLSAAEQENLALGLVNRHVAAVLGHGSPDDVESERGFIELGMTSLTAVELRNRLAADLGVRLPVTLIFDHPTPLALVRHACAELGAELGADAGPVPLLSELEKLETAVSAAEPDAAVRAQLVKRLSALQWRLEAAEAPGTAEAGGAEELTEVSDDEMFAFIDQELGRG from the coding sequence CACGCGGCCACCGGCCTGCTCGCGAGCGTGCTGTCGGGCCGGGTCTCCTACGCGTTCGGCTTCGAGGGCCCTTCGGTCACCATCGACACCGGCTGCTCGTCTTCGCTGGTTTCGCTGCAGCTGGCGGCGCAGGCCCTGCGTAACGGGGAATGCTCGCTCGCGCTGGCGGGCGGGGTGACGATCATGGCGACCCCGTCCGGGTTCGTCGAGTTCACCCGCCAGGGCGGGCTCGCGCCGGACGGGCGGTGCAAGTCGTTCGCGGACGCGGCCGACGGCACCGGCTGGTCCGAGGGCGTCGGCGTCCTGGTGGTGGAGCGGCTTTCCGACGCGCAGCGCCACGGCCACGAGGTGCTGGCCGTGCTGCGCGGCGGCGCGGTCAACTCCGACGGCGCGTCGAACGGCCTCACCGCGCCGAACGGGCTTTCCCAGCAGCGCGTGATCAAGGCCGCGCTCGCCAACGCGGGGCTCACCCCGGCCGACATCGACGCCGTCGAGGGGCACGGCACCGGGACCACCCTCGGCGACCCGATCGAGGCCCAGGCGCTGCTCGCGGTGTACGGGCCCGGCCGTGACCCCGATCGTCCCTTGTGGATCGGCTCGATCAAGTCCAACCTCGCGCACACCCAGGGCGCGGCCGGCGCGGCGGGCGTGATCAAGATGATCATGGCGATGCGGCACGGGGTGCTGCCGCCCACCCTGCACGTCGACGCGCCGAGCACCCACGTCAACTGGTCGACCGGCGGGGTTTCCGTGCTCGCCGAGCGCCGGGAGTGGCCGGAGACCGGCCGCCTGCGCCGCGCCGGCGTCTCGTCCTTCGGCATCAGCGGAACCAACGCCCACGTGATCCTGGAGCAGGCCCCCGCCGCCCCGGTTGCCGCTGCCCCGGCCGCCGCCGGGGAAGACGTCGTCCTGCCCTGGCTGCTGTCCGGCCGCACCGAGCGCGGGCTCCGGGCCCAGGCGCGGTCCCTGCTCGCCCATCTCGCCGAAGCACCGGACCAGGGACCGGCCGACACGGCGTTCTCGCTGGCCACCACCCGTGCGTCGCTGGACCGCCGGGCAGTCGTCGTCGGCACCGGCCGCGAAGCTCTGCTCGCCGGGGTGCGGGCGCTCGCCGACGGTGACCCGGCGCCCGGCCTCGCCGTCGGCTCCGCCGCCCGCACGCGCGGAGCCGTCCTGGTCTTCCCCGGTCAGGGCTCCCAATGGACGGGCATGGGCGCCGGACTCCTCACGGCGTCACCGGCCTTCGCCGCGCGGATCGCGGAGTGCGAAGAAGCGTTGCGGCCCTTCACCGACTGGTCGCTGACCGCGGTGCTGCGCGGTGACGAGGACGCGGCCGACCTCGGTCGGGTCGACGTGGCGCAGCCCGCGCTCTGGGCGATGATGGTCTCGCTGGCCGCGGTCTGGCGCGCCCACGGCGTCGAGCCCGCCGCGGTGATCGGCCACTCGCAAGGCGAGATCGCCGCTGCCTGCGTCGCGGGTGGACTGTCCCTTTCGGACGGTGCACGGATCGTCGCCGTCCGCAGCCAGGCCATCGCGCGGACGCTGTCCGGGCACGGCGGCATGGTGTCGGTGACCGCGAGCCACGAAGACGTCGAGGAACGCCTGAGGCGCTGGGACGGCAAGGTCTCCGTCGCCGCGGTCAACGGACCGTCCACTGTGGTCGTCTCCGGTGACGTCTCCGCGCTGGACGAGCTGATCGAGTCCGGCCAGGCCGAGGGCGTGCGGGCCAAGCGGATCGCGGTGGACTACGCGTCCCACTCGGCGCATGTCGACGCCCTGCGCGACGAACTGGCCTCGACGCTCGCGCCGATCGAGCCGCGCAGCTGCGGCGTGCCGTTCTTCTCCACTGTCACCGGCGACTGGATCGACACCGCCGAACTCGGCGCCGAGTACTGGTTCCGCAACCTCCGCGGCACCGTCCAGCTGGAGGCAGCGGTGCGTTCGCTGCTCGGCGGCGGGCACGACGTGTTCATCGAGGCGTCCCCGCATCCGGTGCTGGCCGCCGGTTTGCAGGACACGATCGACTCCGCCGGCGCGACCGAGGCCGTGGTGCTCGGCTCGTTGCGACGTGACGACGGCGGCCGCGCCCGGCTGCTCACCGCGCTGGCCGAGGCCCACGTCCACGGCGTGCGCGTCGACTGGCGCGACCTCGTCGCCGGCGGCAGCCGCGTCGACCTGCCCACGTACGCCTTCCAGCGCGAACGGCACTGGCTCGAGCCGGCGGAGGGCTCGGCGAACGCGGCCGACCTCGGCCTGGAGCCGGCGGACCATCCGATGCTGGGTGCCGCGCTGGGCCGGGCCGACACCGACGGGGTGGTGCTCACCGGCCGGATCGGGCTGAAGTCGCACCCGTGGCTCGGCGACCACGTCGTGCTGGGCTCGGTCGTGGTCCCGGACACCGCGTTCGCCGAGTGGGCGGTGCGGGCGGGCGACGAGGCCGGCTGCGGCGTGATCGACGAGCTGACCGTGCACCGGCCGCTGGTCCTGAACGGGCGCGACTCCGTCCAGGTGCAGGTCGTCGCCGGGGCCACCGCGGACACCGAGCCGCCCGCGGGATCCGCTCGCCAGGCCGTGGCGGTGTACTCCCGGAGCGACGGGCCGTGGATTTGTCATGCCACTGCGACGATGTCGGCGACGGCCGCCGCCCCCACCGGATCCGCGCCCTGGCCGCCGGAAGGCGCGGAGCGGGTCGACGTCGACGAGTTCCTTGCGGCAGCGGAGACGGCCGGGCACCAGCCCGGGCCCGCGTTCCGGAACGTCGTCGAGGTGTGGCGGCGAGAGGAAGACCTGTTCGTGCAAACCGAACTCCCCTCGGACCTTCATCCGGCAGCGGCCCGGTTCGCCGTGCACCCGGCGCTCCTGCAGACCGCGCTGGCCGCCGGTCTGGCGACGGCGGGCGACCTGGGCCTGCCGTCGAGCTGGCACGGGGCCGAGGTGCATGCCACGGGCGCGACCGCGCTGCGCCTGCGCCTCTCGCCGGACGGCCAAGGCGGCCTGTCCGTCGCGGCCGAAGACCTGACCGGTGCCCGAGTGCTCACCGTGGCCTCGGTCCGCCGGGGAACGATCTCCGCGGATCAGCTCGCGCCCGCCGGACCGGCCCACCGCGATGCCCTGTTCCAGGTCCAGTGGGTCCCGGCCCCCGTCGGAGCCGCCGAGCCGGAGGGCCACTGGGCGGTCGTCGGCACCGGCCGCGCGATGTCCACTGTGTCCACTGTGGAACGTGCCGGGGTCCCGGTGGCGGCGGTGCCGAGCCTCGACGAACTCGGTACGGCGGGGGAGCCGGTGCCGGATCTGGTCCTGCTGCCCGTCGCTTCGGAGCCGTCCGGCGATATCGCCGCAGCCGCCCACAGTTCGGTCCGCGACATCCTGGCTGCGGTGCAGACCTTCCTGCGCGAGCCCCGGTTCGACGGCTCCCGCCTGGTGGTGCTGACCCGCCAGGCGGTGGCCGCCGCATCGGACGAGAGCGTCGCCGGGCTGGCCGACGCGGGCGTCTGGGGCCTGGTGCGCTCGGCCCAGTCCGAGAACCCCGGCCGGATCACCCTGGTCGACACCGACGAGGAAGACAGCTCCGCGAAGGCACTTGTCGCCGCGGTCGCCGATGCCGTCGCCGCCGATGAACCGCAGCTCGCCGTCCGGTGCGGCGCCGCGATCGTCCCGCGGCTCGTCCGGGCGGAGGCGGCGGAAGAGTCCACGGGCTGGCAGCTCGACCCCACCGGCTCCGGCACCGTGCTCGTCACGGGAGGCACCGGCACCTTGGGCGCGCTGCTCTGCCGTCATCTCGTCGGCAAGCGCGGGGTCCGCCGCCTGCTGGTGACCAGCCGGCGCGGCCTGGACGCCACCGGCGCCAGCGAGCTTCGGGACGAGCTGACCGGGCTCGGCGCCGCGGTCGAGATCGTCTCGTGCGACACCGCGAACCGTGACGAGCTGGCCGGAGTGCTGGCCGGGATTCCCGCCGAGCACCCGCTGAGCAGCGTCGTCCACCTGGCCGGTGTGCTCGACGACGGGGTGCTCGACGCGCTGACCGGCGAACGCGTCGACAAGGTGCTCGAACCCAAGGTGGACGCGGCGCTCAACCTCCACGAGCTGACCCGCGAGCTGAACCTGTCGGCGTTTGTGCTGTTCTCCTCGTTCTCCGGCGTTTCCGGCGCGGTCGGCCAGGCCAACTACGCGGCGGCGAACACCTTCCTCGACGCGCTGGCCCAGCAACGCCGGGTCAGCGGGCTGCCCGCCACCTCGCTGGCCTGGGGTTTCTGGGCCCAGCGCAGCGAACTCACCGGACAGCTCGACGAAACCGACCTCGCCCGGTTCCGCCGTGAGGGCGTGCTCGCCATGACGGCCGAGCAGGGCCTCGGGCTGTTCGACCTGGCGTCCACTGTGGACGACGCGCTGGTGGTCACGGCGCCGCTGGAGCTGCGGTCGATCGCCCGCGACGCCGTCCCGTCGCTGTTCCGGGGGCTCGTGCGGGCCTCCGTGCGCCGGGCGAGCGGCGAAGCCGGCCGCACGGAAAGGCCCAGTCTGCTCGACCGGCTGGCCGGGCTGAGCGCGGCCGAGCAGGAGAACTTGGCGCTGGGACTGGTGAATCGCCACGTCGCCGCGGTGCTCGGCCACGGTTCGCCGGACGACGTCGAGTCCGAACGCGGGTTCATCGAACTCGGCATGACCTCGCTGACCGCGGTCGAACTGCGCAACCGGCTCGCCGCCGACCTCGGCGTCCGCCTGCCGGTCACGCTGATCTTCGACCACCCGACCCCGCTGGCGCTGGTCCGCCACGCCTGTGCAGAACTCGGTGCGGAACTCGGCGCCGACGCCGGCCCGGTCCCGCTCCTGAGCGAACTCGAGAAGCTCGAAACGGCGGTGTCGGCGGCCGAACCGGACGCCGCCGTCCGGGCGCAGCTGGTCAAACGGCTGTCCGCACTGCAGTGGCGGCTGGAGGCCGCCGAGGCGCCGGGCACCGCGGAGGCCGGTGGTGCCGAGGAACTCACCGAGGTGAGCGACGACGAAATGTTCGCGTTCATCGACCAAGAACTCGGACGCGGCTGA